From a region of the Bermanella marisrubri genome:
- a CDS encoding ExbD/TolR family protein yields MGFKVKRQKTDDADIDVTSFMNLMIVLVPVLLMSMTFTKVTVMEINLPELSGGASAADLDQSQLEVMVTKDKLDVYFPAGSLVKSIEPLENGQHDFATLSQVLRSIKDKVSDKKDAVILSSKDLEYQTLISTMDTVKSYQTVVAASLAEVELFPQISLGDASKK; encoded by the coding sequence ATGGGCTTCAAAGTAAAGCGCCAAAAAACAGATGATGCTGATATTGATGTAACAAGCTTCATGAACTTGATGATTGTTCTTGTGCCTGTATTGCTCATGAGTATGACGTTTACCAAGGTAACCGTTATGGAAATTAACCTACCTGAATTATCGGGTGGAGCCTCGGCAGCAGATTTAGATCAGTCACAACTAGAAGTGATGGTGACTAAAGACAAGCTAGATGTTTACTTCCCCGCAGGCAGTCTGGTGAAGTCCATTGAGCCTTTGGAAAATGGTCAGCATGACTTTGCTACTTTGTCGCAAGTCTTACGTAGCATTAAAGATAAAGTATCGGATAAAAAAGATGCTGTGATCCTCTCCTCAAAGGATCTCGAGTATCAAACGTTAATCAGTACCATGGATACGGTGAAATCGTATCAAACCGTGGTTGCAGCAAGCTTAGCCGAAGTGGAATTATTTCCTCAAATTTCGCTTGGCGATGCGAGCAAAAAATAG
- a CDS encoding ExbD/TolR family protein: MALSGTVLDRRETQKKAAGLNLVSLMDIFTILVFFLLMNSGDSQEIEKVEFIKLPDSQAQGSFQNELLLKVGGDSIMVEDDVIVSLDKVRAAKGKAVPEIAEFLKSHSAEQGELTEFEEKNGRPVTIMGDQAIPYEILKAVMASCSQENYRDIALAVNQVIGSPMTVQGGQP; encoded by the coding sequence ATGGCATTAAGTGGAACTGTTTTAGATCGACGAGAAACCCAAAAGAAAGCTGCTGGGCTAAATCTAGTATCTCTCATGGATATTTTTACGATATTGGTTTTCTTCTTGTTGATGAACAGTGGCGATAGCCAAGAAATTGAAAAGGTAGAGTTTATAAAACTGCCTGACTCACAAGCTCAAGGTTCATTTCAGAACGAATTGCTTTTAAAAGTGGGTGGTGACTCAATCATGGTCGAAGATGACGTGATTGTTAGTTTGGACAAGGTGCGTGCGGCTAAAGGTAAGGCCGTGCCTGAAATTGCTGAGTTCTTGAAATCTCATAGCGCAGAGCAAGGCGAACTGACGGAATTTGAAGAGAAGAATGGGCGTCCCGTAACGATTATGGGTGACCAAGCAATACCATATGAGATTTTAAAAGCGGTCATGGCTAGTTGCTCTCAAGAAAATTACCGGGATATCGCATTAGCGGTGAACCAAGTAATCGGTTCACCGATGACTGTGCAGGGAGGTCAGCCATGA
- a CDS encoding AgmX/PglI C-terminal domain-containing protein, which yields MSVAMNAAPAGHSSHDHLALDLVLPWHENQEQNERFKRIAKKVSIPVLVFMLLMPLLPDLTGKEEVEEKVVAQVILDPPKQEPQPQPVEPPPEQKTQNINKQAKPKEGAKTGKPDMNSLAQQLSALSGSVNLSKMQKRNITSTSEGQVQKSSRSLLGKDSVTATSGGIKASDVTVNAKGASLADHRSTDIESPIANIELPSKAEYHYDPSKNKKRDMQSIRRTLERYKGAVYSLYTKALRQNPELNGRFIFEFVILPNGKIDGLKLKSSELNSPVLEQKMLKKIGEINFGAEDVNPTAVQYTFTFLPS from the coding sequence ATGAGTGTTGCTATGAATGCAGCGCCTGCTGGGCATTCTAGTCATGACCACTTAGCATTGGACTTGGTGCTGCCTTGGCACGAAAACCAAGAGCAGAACGAGCGCTTTAAGCGTATTGCTAAAAAGGTTTCTATCCCGGTTTTAGTGTTTATGCTGTTGATGCCTTTATTACCGGATTTAACCGGTAAAGAAGAGGTGGAAGAAAAAGTGGTTGCTCAAGTGATTTTGGATCCTCCAAAGCAAGAACCCCAGCCACAGCCCGTTGAGCCGCCCCCTGAGCAGAAAACTCAGAATATCAATAAGCAGGCTAAGCCCAAAGAGGGTGCGAAAACAGGCAAGCCGGACATGAACTCCTTGGCGCAGCAGTTAAGTGCATTAAGTGGTTCGGTTAACTTGAGTAAAATGCAAAAGCGGAACATTACAAGCACGAGTGAAGGGCAAGTACAAAAAAGTAGTCGCTCACTTCTTGGCAAAGACAGTGTGACTGCGACCAGTGGTGGTATAAAGGCCAGTGACGTGACGGTGAACGCCAAAGGTGCAAGTTTGGCCGATCACAGGTCAACGGATATCGAAAGCCCCATTGCCAATATCGAGCTGCCAAGTAAAGCGGAATACCACTATGATCCGTCAAAAAATAAAAAACGTGACATGCAAAGTATCCGACGTACTTTGGAGCGATATAAGGGCGCTGTGTACTCCCTTTACACGAAAGCATTGCGCCAAAATCCAGAGCTAAATGGTCGCTTTATTTTTGAATTTGTCATTTTGCCAAACGGTAAAATCGATGGTTTGAAGCTAAAAAGTAGTGAGCTTAACTCCCCTGTTCTTGAGCAAAAAATGCTCAAAAAAATTGGTGAAATTAACTTTGGTGCCGAGGACGTGAATCCTACCGCCGTTCAATATACCTTCACATTTTTACCATCCTAG